The Yersinia intermedia genome window below encodes:
- the actS gene encoding amidase activator ActS, producing MQLWPWLAVYAMVVLLLAGCSNKFNRDYTKLPKGSYNDKSYTVKSGDTLYFIAWISDSEVSDLARINKLRPPYRLEVGQKLQLSSSAASGRLTSTKRKSSSTVLAKSTPPPGASRCWRWPTNGQIISRYSTADGGNKGIDITAKRGQPIYASAKGRVVYVGNQLRGYGNLIMIKHGEDFITAYAHNDTMLVNNAQDVKAGQKIATMGSTGTDTVMLHFQIRYRATALDPLRYLPPQGASPKC from the coding sequence ATGCAGTTGTGGCCATGGTTGGCGGTATATGCAATGGTTGTCTTGCTATTGGCTGGGTGCTCAAACAAATTCAATCGTGACTACACCAAATTGCCAAAAGGCAGTTATAACGATAAGTCGTATACCGTTAAATCAGGCGACACGCTTTATTTTATTGCATGGATCAGTGACAGCGAAGTGAGTGACCTGGCCCGCATCAACAAGCTCCGCCCCCCCTATAGACTTGAAGTTGGACAAAAACTTCAGCTCAGCAGTTCTGCTGCGTCAGGGCGACTAACATCAACTAAGCGTAAATCCTCAAGTACTGTACTCGCTAAATCGACACCACCACCAGGTGCGAGTCGGTGCTGGCGCTGGCCGACTAATGGCCAAATAATATCGCGCTATTCCACCGCCGACGGTGGCAATAAAGGCATTGATATTACGGCTAAACGTGGGCAGCCAATCTACGCGTCGGCCAAAGGGCGAGTTGTGTATGTCGGGAATCAGTTACGTGGTTATGGCAACCTGATAATGATTAAACACGGTGAGGATTTCATCACCGCTTATGCCCATAACGACACCATGCTAGTGAATAATGCTCAAGATGTAAAAGCAGGGCAAAAAATAGCCACCATGGGCAGCACAGGTACAGATACGGTGATGTTGCATTTCCAAATCCGTTACCGGGCAACCGCACTTGACCCACTACGCTATCTACCACCACAGGGGGCATCGCCTAAGTGTTAA
- a CDS encoding RpiB/LacA/LacB family sugar-phosphate isomerase produces MKIALMMENSQATKNAIILKELNAVASEKAYPVYNVGMSDENDHHLTYIHLGIMASILLNSKAVDFVVTGCGTGQGAMMSLNIHPGVVCGYCIDPADAFLFAQINNGNALSLPFAKGFGWGAELNVRYIFEKAFTGVKGEGYPLDRKEPQVRNAGILNQVKAAVVKENYLDTLRSIDRELVKTAVSGARFQQCFFDNCQVEEIKAFVKEVLA; encoded by the coding sequence ATGAAAATTGCACTGATGATGGAAAACAGTCAGGCAACTAAAAACGCCATCATTCTGAAAGAGCTGAACGCTGTAGCCTCGGAAAAAGCGTACCCGGTATACAATGTGGGCATGAGTGATGAAAACGACCATCATCTGACTTATATTCATCTGGGGATCATGGCCAGCATTCTGCTCAACTCCAAAGCAGTGGATTTTGTGGTCACTGGCTGTGGTACTGGCCAAGGCGCAATGATGTCATTAAACATCCATCCAGGTGTTGTATGTGGATATTGCATCGATCCTGCTGATGCTTTCCTGTTTGCTCAGATCAATAACGGTAATGCATTGTCACTGCCATTTGCCAAAGGTTTTGGCTGGGGTGCTGAATTAAATGTGCGTTATATCTTTGAAAAAGCGTTTACTGGCGTGAAGGGGGAAGGTTACCCGCTGGATCGTAAAGAGCCACAGGTGCGTAATGCCGGTATTCTGAACCAAGTGAAAGCTGCGGTAGTGAAAGAAAACTATCTTGATACACTGCGTTCTATCGATCGCGAATTAGTGAAAACCGCCGTAAGCGGTGCACGTTTCCAGCAGTGCTTCTTTGATAACTGCCAAGTTGAAGAGATTAAAGCTTTCGTGAAAGAAGTGCTGGCGTAA
- the zinT gene encoding metal-binding protein ZinT encodes MPKKYNYLSIITLSICVSLISFKSFAHGKHSHSHEHHQSDAARKASEGIFADKDVKDRGLSDWDGVWQSVNPYLLKGDLDLVLVNKAKKNKDKTVEEYREYYRQGYATDITMIGIEKNTIDFHTADAVNSCKYSYSGFKIMHYDSGKKGVRYLFECKDTNSKAPKFVQFSDHIIEPQKSHHFHIYTSNASHEVLLKEMDNWPTFYPITLGKDEIVHEMLHH; translated from the coding sequence ATGCCTAAAAAATATAACTACCTATCCATAATTACATTGAGTATTTGTGTTTCATTGATCAGTTTTAAATCATTTGCGCATGGTAAACATAGTCACTCACATGAACACCATCAATCAGACGCTGCACGCAAAGCAAGCGAGGGGATTTTTGCAGATAAAGATGTTAAGGATAGGGGGTTGAGTGATTGGGATGGAGTCTGGCAATCGGTTAATCCTTATTTATTGAAAGGGGATCTCGACCTGGTATTAGTCAATAAAGCGAAAAAAAATAAAGATAAAACAGTTGAAGAATACCGAGAATATTACCGCCAGGGCTACGCTACTGATATCACTATGATTGGCATTGAGAAAAACACCATTGATTTCCACACCGCAGATGCTGTTAATTCATGCAAGTATAGCTACTCTGGCTTTAAAATAATGCACTATGACTCAGGGAAGAAGGGAGTACGCTATTTATTCGAATGTAAAGATACTAACTCAAAAGCACCAAAATTTGTCCAATTCAGTGACCATATAATAGAACCACAAAAATCCCATCATTTTCATATTTACACGAGCAATGCGTCGCATGAAGTATTGCTTAAAGAAATGGATAACTGGCCAACGTTTTATCCAATCACATTAGGCAAAGATGAAATAGTTCACGAGATGTTGCACCACTAA
- a CDS encoding ABC transporter permease: protein MSNVKIEKSLTVESTKAYSFISGFKGRLPKDTGIFIVMIGIALIFEFLGWFIRDQSFLLNPNRLLLIVLQVSIIGIIAVGVTQVIITTGIDLSSGSLIALTAVVAASLAQTSESISPMYPHLLDLPAAIPITAGVGVGILCGFINGFLITRTSIPPFIATLGMMVSARGLAQYYTKGNPVSFLSDDFTAIGQGAMPVIIFLVIAVIFHIALKHTRYGKYVYAIGGNMISAKVSGINVNKYLVTVYTIAGGLAGLAGVVLAARVSSGQSSMGQSYELDAIAAAVIGGSSLMGGVGRITGTVIGAVILGLIKSGFTFIGVDSYIQDIIKGIIIVSAVAIDMHRNRNKR from the coding sequence ATGAGTAATGTTAAAATTGAGAAATCATTAACGGTTGAGTCAACAAAAGCATATTCATTCATATCTGGATTTAAAGGGAGATTACCTAAAGATACCGGTATTTTTATTGTTATGATCGGTATTGCATTGATTTTTGAGTTTCTTGGTTGGTTTATTCGCGACCAATCATTTTTATTGAACCCTAATCGATTATTATTAATCGTTCTACAAGTGTCTATTATAGGTATTATTGCCGTCGGGGTGACACAAGTTATTATCACTACCGGTATTGATCTCTCATCAGGCTCTTTAATCGCATTAACTGCTGTCGTCGCTGCGAGCCTGGCTCAGACATCAGAAAGTATTTCGCCTATGTATCCGCACTTATTAGATTTACCTGCTGCTATTCCCATTACTGCTGGAGTAGGGGTAGGGATACTGTGCGGATTTATTAATGGCTTTTTGATCACCCGTACAAGTATTCCACCCTTTATTGCTACATTAGGGATGATGGTTTCTGCCAGAGGGCTTGCCCAATATTACACTAAAGGCAATCCGGTAAGTTTTCTCTCTGATGATTTTACAGCGATTGGGCAAGGTGCCATGCCCGTTATCATCTTTTTGGTTATTGCAGTGATATTCCATATTGCACTGAAACACACCCGTTATGGTAAATATGTCTATGCCATCGGCGGGAATATGATTTCAGCAAAAGTCTCTGGTATTAACGTTAATAAATATCTGGTAACGGTTTATACCATTGCCGGGGGATTAGCTGGCTTGGCTGGCGTGGTGCTGGCAGCGCGCGTCAGTAGCGGGCAATCAAGCATGGGCCAATCTTACGAGTTGGATGCGATCGCGGCTGCCGTTATTGGTGGTAGCAGCTTGATGGGTGGGGTTGGTCGTATTACCGGTACGGTAATTGGTGCTGTGATTTTAGGACTGATTAAGAGTGGTTTTACTTTTATTGGTGTGGACTCCTACATTCAGGACATTATCAAAGGCATCATTATTGTCAGTGCCGTCGCCATCGATATGCATCGTAATCGTAACAAGCGCTAA
- a CDS encoding sugar ABC transporter ATP-binding protein has product MHPYILEAEGISKQFPGVKALNKVGIKIKAGSVHALMGENGAGKSTLMKCLIGIYHPDEGTIKVKGEAITFSDTLDALHAGIAMIHQELNLVPHMTVAENIWLGREPVHYGFVNHDLLNSKTKDLLKHLNINLKPDILVGELNIASQQMVEIAKAVSYDADILIMDEPTSALTEGEVFHLFAIITELKEQGKGIIYISHKMDEIFEITDEVSVFRDGMFVATDKTANLTKQSLITMMVGRELTHMFPKFNNNIGEEVLRVSGLRRDGLFRDISFSIKRGEILGVAGLVGAGRSEVMESLFGMHPADSGEIFIEGLPVNIDSPSKAIEQGLAFLTEDRKKSGLFLVLSVVENMSIVNLSEYINKKGFVSHGQMAQDCMDQIKRLNIKTPTMDQIINNLSGGNQQKVLIARWLLAQPKILILDEPTRGIDVGAKSEIYRLISELANRGVAIILVSSELPEILGMSDRVMVMHSGHITGILDKQDASQEKIMALASE; this is encoded by the coding sequence ATGCATCCTTACATTCTCGAGGCTGAAGGCATCAGCAAGCAATTTCCTGGTGTAAAAGCGTTGAATAAAGTGGGCATTAAAATAAAAGCAGGAAGTGTCCATGCATTAATGGGAGAAAATGGTGCAGGGAAATCAACCTTGATGAAGTGTCTGATAGGAATATATCATCCCGATGAAGGAACAATAAAAGTAAAAGGTGAAGCGATTACCTTCAGTGATACATTAGATGCACTCCATGCCGGTATTGCAATGATTCATCAGGAGCTAAATCTAGTCCCTCATATGACGGTGGCAGAAAATATTTGGCTGGGGCGTGAGCCTGTTCATTATGGTTTTGTTAACCATGATTTGCTCAACAGCAAAACTAAGGATTTATTAAAACATTTAAATATAAATTTGAAACCAGACATATTGGTTGGTGAATTGAATATTGCTAGCCAACAAATGGTGGAAATTGCTAAAGCGGTTTCTTATGATGCAGATATTTTAATCATGGATGAACCAACATCGGCACTGACTGAAGGTGAAGTTTTTCATCTGTTTGCAATTATTACTGAGTTAAAAGAGCAAGGGAAAGGCATTATCTATATCAGCCACAAGATGGATGAAATATTCGAAATTACTGATGAGGTTAGTGTATTTAGAGATGGTATGTTTGTTGCCACAGATAAAACTGCAAACCTGACAAAACAGTCACTAATTACGATGATGGTTGGTCGTGAACTCACCCATATGTTCCCAAAGTTTAATAATAATATTGGTGAAGAAGTGTTACGGGTTAGTGGGTTACGACGAGATGGGTTATTTCGCGATATCTCCTTTTCCATAAAACGAGGCGAGATATTGGGTGTTGCTGGCTTGGTTGGTGCTGGTCGTAGTGAAGTTATGGAAAGTTTATTTGGCATGCATCCCGCAGACAGCGGCGAGATCTTTATCGAGGGTCTTCCAGTCAATATTGACTCCCCGTCAAAGGCTATCGAACAAGGACTGGCTTTCCTTACCGAAGACCGAAAGAAATCAGGCTTATTTTTAGTTTTGTCTGTAGTTGAGAATATGAGCATTGTGAATCTTTCGGAGTACATTAATAAAAAAGGGTTTGTCAGTCACGGGCAAATGGCCCAAGACTGTATGGATCAAATTAAAAGATTAAATATCAAAACACCTACGATGGATCAAATAATTAATAATCTAAGCGGTGGTAATCAACAAAAAGTGCTCATAGCACGCTGGTTATTAGCTCAGCCAAAAATACTTATTCTGGATGAACCTACGCGAGGTATTGATGTCGGGGCAAAATCAGAGATTTACCGTTTGATTAGCGAACTGGCAAACCGTGGTGTTGCCATTATTTTAGTTTCCTCTGAGTTACCTGAAATTCTGGGCATGAGCGACAGAGTCATGGTTATGCACAGTGGACACATCACTGGAATACTCGATAAGCAAGATGCTAGCCAAGAAAAAATAATGGCACTGGCCTCAGAATAA
- a CDS encoding sugar ABC transporter substrate-binding protein — MKLKKIIITSLAICMLPLGAYAKDLKIGVSMAYFDDNFLTILRQSMQNKMKEEGNVTGQFEDAKGDIAQQIQQVENFVSQGVDAIILNPVDTQGVKPMIKLAEQAKIPLVFVNRRPEITLPAGMAYVGSDSELAGRLQMEELAKLMGGKGNVMILMGELSSEATRDRTRGVEKVAAQYPDIHIIDKQTAKFFRKEAVDVTTDWVLSGQQIDAIASNNDEMAIGAILALKQAKKKGVVIGGIDGTPDALEFIKKGDLSISIFQDAKGQGEGAVDTAIKLVAGQKVESSVMIPYQLITKDNYQDFANKK, encoded by the coding sequence ATGAAGCTGAAAAAAATCATTATCACCTCACTCGCTATTTGTATGTTGCCATTGGGTGCTTATGCTAAAGATCTAAAAATTGGCGTTTCTATGGCTTACTTCGATGACAACTTCCTGACAATATTACGTCAGTCCATGCAAAACAAAATGAAAGAGGAAGGAAATGTCACTGGCCAATTCGAGGATGCAAAAGGGGATATTGCCCAACAAATTCAGCAGGTAGAGAATTTTGTCAGCCAAGGGGTAGATGCCATTATTCTGAATCCGGTCGACACTCAAGGTGTAAAGCCAATGATCAAATTAGCTGAACAGGCGAAGATCCCCTTGGTTTTTGTAAATCGCCGTCCTGAAATAACGTTACCGGCTGGTATGGCCTATGTGGGCTCAGATTCTGAACTTGCTGGTCGCCTACAGATGGAGGAATTAGCAAAATTGATGGGTGGTAAAGGTAACGTAATGATCCTGATGGGGGAACTCTCTAGTGAGGCTACTCGCGATAGAACTCGGGGAGTAGAGAAAGTTGCCGCTCAGTATCCAGATATTCATATTATTGATAAGCAAACTGCAAAATTTTTCCGCAAAGAAGCAGTGGATGTTACTACTGATTGGGTTTTGTCTGGGCAACAAATAGATGCCATTGCGTCAAATAATGATGAAATGGCTATTGGTGCTATCTTAGCCTTAAAACAAGCGAAGAAAAAAGGCGTAGTGATTGGAGGTATTGATGGCACACCCGATGCACTTGAGTTTATTAAGAAAGGCGACTTGAGTATTAGTATTTTCCAAGATGCTAAAGGTCAAGGGGAAGGGGCTGTAGATACCGCGATTAAATTAGTTGCCGGCCAAAAAGTTGAAAGCAGTGTTATGATTCCTTACCAGCTTATCACGAAAGATAATTATCAAGATTTCGCGAATAAAAAATGA
- a CDS encoding HutD family protein: protein MSFTLFDFASLPVSRWRNGGGETREIACWPVGGDDFAWRASIATIERDGPFSMFSDIDRSITLLSGDGVELSSPGWEAHTLSQQLQPFAFPGDIPIHARLLGGSSQDFNIMTRRGCWQATVLSVSSVQELPTSHGGLIYVVKGNWLICHTETHQLTASQGCWWLPAIKGGQLQPLTADSMLLWVDLFPCR from the coding sequence ATGAGCTTTACCCTTTTTGATTTTGCCAGCTTACCCGTTAGTCGTTGGCGAAATGGTGGCGGCGAAACCCGTGAAATAGCATGTTGGCCCGTTGGCGGCGATGATTTTGCCTGGCGCGCCAGCATTGCTACTATTGAAAGAGATGGTCCATTCTCAATGTTTTCGGATATCGATCGGTCAATTACGTTGCTCTCAGGTGATGGGGTTGAACTCTCCAGCCCCGGCTGGGAGGCTCATACTCTTTCCCAGCAATTACAGCCGTTTGCTTTCCCTGGCGACATTCCTATTCACGCGCGTTTGTTAGGGGGAAGTAGCCAAGACTTTAACATTATGACACGGCGTGGTTGCTGGCAGGCGACGGTTTTGTCAGTAAGTTCAGTACAAGAACTGCCCACATCTCATGGTGGGTTGATCTACGTTGTGAAGGGGAACTGGCTTATTTGCCATACGGAAACGCACCAGCTTACTGCTTCGCAAGGCTGTTGGTGGTTGCCTGCAATTAAGGGCGGGCAATTGCAGCCTCTTACTGCGGATAGCATGCTGTTATGGGTAGATTTATTCCCTTGTAGGTAA
- a CDS encoding formimidoylglutamate deiminase yields MPVYFTERAFLPNGWADNVQITVDEQGYIQRIVTDSNGTGCQVLSGPIVPGMPNLHSHAFQRMMSGLAEVAGNPQDSFWTWRDLMYRLVQQLTPEDVGVIARQLYIEMLKGGYTQVAEFHYLHHDPEGNPYNCPGEMTAQLSQAAQEAGIGMTLLPVLYSYAGFGAQPAQQGQRRFIQNTDSYLKQQQIISKQLVNQPLQNQGLCFHSLRAVELSQMQEILQASDNQLPVHIHIAEQQKEVNDCLAWSSQRPVAWLYNHLPVDSRWCLVHATHLDQSELIRLAESQAVAGLCPTTEANLGDGIFPGVDYVHRQGHWGIGSDSHVSLDVVEELRWLEYGQRLRDQRRNRLTDEQHPAVADLLYSQALAGGRQACASKISQLTEGYRADWLVLDGDDPYIAGTKSASLLNRWLFAGGKSQIRDVYMAGKAVIVDRYHPMQQQSAQDFLTVLKACQQEV; encoded by the coding sequence ATGCCAGTTTATTTTACCGAGCGTGCTTTCTTACCGAATGGATGGGCTGATAACGTACAGATTACTGTTGACGAACAGGGGTATATTCAGCGCATTGTGACCGATAGCAATGGTACTGGTTGTCAGGTTTTATCCGGCCCAATAGTGCCGGGTATGCCGAATCTTCACTCCCATGCCTTTCAGCGCATGATGTCAGGATTAGCTGAAGTCGCTGGCAATCCGCAGGACAGTTTCTGGACTTGGCGAGATCTGATGTACCGCTTGGTTCAGCAATTAACACCGGAAGATGTTGGCGTGATTGCCCGCCAACTGTATATCGAGATGCTGAAAGGCGGCTACACCCAAGTTGCAGAGTTCCACTATCTACACCATGATCCTGAGGGTAATCCATACAATTGCCCCGGTGAAATGACTGCTCAATTGAGTCAGGCTGCGCAAGAGGCCGGTATTGGGATGACGTTGTTACCTGTACTTTACAGTTACGCGGGGTTTGGCGCTCAGCCTGCTCAGCAGGGGCAGCGCCGCTTTATTCAGAACACGGATAGCTACCTCAAACAGCAGCAGATCATTAGTAAACAATTGGTTAATCAACCATTACAAAACCAAGGTTTATGCTTCCATTCATTGCGTGCCGTAGAGTTAAGCCAAATGCAGGAGATCCTGCAAGCTTCGGATAATCAATTACCGGTACATATTCATATTGCTGAGCAGCAAAAGGAGGTTAACGATTGTCTGGCGTGGAGTAGCCAGCGCCCCGTGGCATGGTTGTATAACCATTTGCCTGTCGATAGCCGCTGGTGTTTGGTTCATGCTACACATCTGGATCAATCCGAGCTTATCCGCTTGGCTGAAAGTCAGGCGGTGGCAGGATTATGTCCAACAACAGAAGCTAACCTTGGGGATGGCATTTTTCCAGGTGTTGATTATGTACATCGTCAGGGGCACTGGGGTATCGGTTCAGATAGCCATGTCTCGTTAGATGTAGTGGAAGAGTTACGGTGGTTAGAATATGGGCAGCGCCTGCGAGATCAACGCCGCAATCGTCTGACTGATGAACAACATCCTGCTGTTGCTGACTTACTTTATAGCCAAGCTTTAGCGGGGGGGCGACAGGCTTGTGCCAGCAAAATTAGCCAGTTAACGGAAGGATACCGCGCTGACTGGTTAGTATTGGATGGTGATGATCCCTATATTGCGGGTACAAAATCGGCATCTTTGTTGAATCGGTGGTTATTTGCGGGGGGCAAATCGCAAATTCGCGATGTTTATATGGCAGGTAAAGCGGTAATAGTGGATAGATATCATCCAATGCAACAGCAATCTGCACAGGATTTTCTGACGGTATTGAAAGCCTGTCAACAGGAGGTCTGA
- the hutC gene encoding histidine utilization repressor: MAEQQKVLQLSAAMDDTPAPIYQRVKLAIIRQIRTGVWLPHQRVPSESELVTELGVSRMTINRALRELTNEGFLIRMQGVGTFVAEAKAHSALLEVHNIADEITARGHRHSSKILQLEARPASPEEAIALGIQPGQQLFYSQIVHYENDFPVQVENRCVNPSTAPDYMKQDFNHITPYSYLTQAAPLTEGEHIVEAVIPSQTERQLLQLDEHEPCLLIRRRTWYGKAIVTAAQLLYPGSRYQLYGRFTPQGTVTS, translated from the coding sequence ATGGCGGAACAACAAAAAGTCTTACAATTAAGTGCCGCAATGGACGATACTCCTGCGCCGATTTATCAACGGGTTAAGTTGGCTATTATCCGCCAGATCCGAACCGGGGTCTGGCTGCCCCATCAGCGAGTTCCCTCAGAAAGCGAGCTCGTCACAGAATTGGGGGTTAGCCGTATGACCATCAACCGTGCATTACGTGAATTAACCAATGAAGGTTTCCTTATCCGTATGCAAGGCGTGGGAACTTTTGTTGCTGAAGCAAAAGCGCACAGTGCCTTACTTGAAGTTCATAACATTGCTGACGAGATAACCGCTCGAGGTCATCGTCACAGCAGTAAAATTCTGCAATTAGAAGCTCGCCCGGCAAGCCCTGAAGAAGCGATAGCGTTAGGAATTCAGCCCGGCCAACAGTTGTTCTATTCACAAATTGTGCATTATGAGAATGACTTCCCCGTTCAAGTCGAAAATCGCTGTGTTAACCCAAGCACTGCCCCCGACTATATGAAGCAGGATTTCAATCACATAACCCCTTACAGCTATCTCACACAAGCCGCTCCTCTTACCGAAGGTGAACATATTGTTGAAGCCGTGATCCCGAGCCAGACTGAGCGACAATTACTCCAACTGGATGAGCATGAGCCTTGTCTATTAATTCGCCGCAGAACTTGGTATGGAAAAGCAATCGTCACCGCTGCG